One Deltaproteobacteria bacterium genomic window carries:
- the rho gene encoding transcription termination factor Rho, with amino-acid sequence MPTEPVEEPPEREGALNLKALKEKKINELAQIAKDFNVEGAANLRKQELIFAILGAQTEQSGFVYGEGVLEILPDGFGFLRAPDYNYLPGPDDIYISPSQIRRFNLRTGDVVSGQIRPPKEGERYFALLKVEAINYEEPEKAREKILFDNLTPLYPNEQLKLEHDPREFTGRLIDLFTPIGKGTRGLIVAPPRTGKTMMLQHIAHGITQNHKEVVLIVLLIDERPEEVTDMQRSVKGEVISSTFDEPATRHVQVAEMVIEKAKRLVEHGRDVVILLDSITRLARAYNTVVPPSGKILSGGVDSNALHKPKKFLGAARNIEDGGSLTIMGTALVDTGSRMDEVIFEEFKATGNMEIHLDRRLVDKRIFPAIDINRSGTRKEELLLERETLSRVWILRKLLAQLNPVEAMEFVLDKVGDTKTNAEFLASMNQ; translated from the coding sequence AGCTGGCGCAGATAGCGAAAGACTTCAATGTCGAAGGCGCCGCCAATCTGCGCAAGCAGGAGCTGATCTTTGCCATCTTGGGCGCGCAGACCGAGCAGAGTGGCTTCGTCTACGGCGAAGGCGTCCTTGAGATACTGCCCGACGGTTTCGGATTCCTCCGCGCGCCCGACTACAACTACCTCCCCGGCCCCGACGATATCTACATCTCTCCGAGTCAGATTCGCCGCTTCAACTTGCGTACCGGCGATGTGGTTTCCGGTCAGATTCGGCCACCCAAAGAGGGCGAGCGCTATTTTGCCCTGCTCAAGGTTGAAGCGATCAACTACGAGGAGCCGGAGAAGGCGCGCGAGAAGATCCTCTTCGACAACCTCACGCCGCTGTATCCCAATGAGCAGCTCAAGTTGGAACACGATCCGCGAGAATTCACGGGGCGACTGATCGATCTGTTCACGCCCATCGGGAAGGGCACGCGCGGCCTGATCGTTGCGCCGCCACGTACCGGCAAGACGATGATGCTGCAACATATTGCGCACGGCATCACGCAGAATCACAAGGAGGTGGTGCTGATCGTCCTGCTCATCGACGAGCGGCCGGAAGAAGTCACCGACATGCAGCGCTCGGTGAAGGGCGAAGTGATCAGTTCGACCTTCGACGAGCCCGCTACCCGCCACGTGCAGGTGGCGGAAATGGTGATCGAGAAGGCGAAACGGCTGGTCGAGCACGGCCGCGACGTGGTGATCCTGCTCGACAGCATCACGCGCTTGGCGCGCGCCTACAACACGGTGGTGCCGCCGAGCGGCAAGATCCTTTCCGGTGGCGTCGATTCCAACGCCTTGCACAAGCCGAAAAAGTTTCTCGGTGCCGCGCGCAACATCGAAGACGGCGGCAGTCTCACCATCATGGGGACCGCCCTCGTGGACACCGGCAGTCGCATGGATGAAGTGATTTTCGAAGAGTTCAAGGCCACCGGGAACATGGAAATCCACCTCGATCGCCGGCTGGTCGACAAGCGTATTTTCCCCGCCATCGACATCAACCGTTCGGGCACGCGCAAGGAAGAGCTGCTCCTGGAACGCGAAACCCTCAGCCGCGTATGGATTTTGCGCAAGCTGTTGGCCCAGTTGAACCCGGTCGAGGCCATGGAATTCGTGCTCGACAAGGTCGGCGACACCAAGACCAATGCCGAGTTCCTGGCCTCGATGAACCAGTAG